CCGTCGGCCCGGATTTCAGCATGCTTTTGAAAATCTGATAGTTGAACACCAATCTTTTCTGTATATTTCTTGTATGTATGTCTCTGTTCCGCTCTCGTGTTCGGTTGGGTTCGGTCACTGCAGTCTATCGGTCTTTAGTCTGGTTCACGGTTAACAGACTCGTCCAGAAATCTTCACACGTGGCCTTTCAGGGAAATGTCAGTGAGTTTTCGCTTCGTCACCTCCGATCAACCTCTCAGCGAATCGGCGTTCGTCCCTGGATTGGTGAAGCGTCTTTGACGCTCATCAGCGGCGCTTCAGTTAAACACAGCTATGAATCTCGTTGCGGAGAGATTTTAGCAGAGCAGAAGCGTTCATAGATTTCAGTCATTACGAGTGAATTGGAAATCACGGTGCGTTTATTCATCCCTCGTACTGATGCTTTCTGTTTACTGTCGTAAAACGAACATCTCTTGGGATCCTGGAAGTGTTTCTAATGAGACTCCACGGGAGTGGTGGagttttcctgatgttgtagAGGATATACGTGATGTTTCTGTGGAACTGTGGCTCTTTATTTCCAGCACCTGCAGATAAACGCTTTCAGATGCGGTTGAAATCTCGTTTACGTAATCAGACCGATCGCTCAGAAACCTTCATGGAAACACTTCAGTTGATGCCAATAAAAATTGTGTTGCTGTAGACctgatattattaattatgtcattaacAATTACGGTAATAAATATCAATGCTTGCTTCATAATCCGATTAAAAAGCGttgatgcatgtttatttacGTCATGCGTCCTATGAAATGTTATAGATCTGGATCAATTGCTCAATGTTTGCGAGACGTAGGCCTagcaattataaaaataatttgattattgatttttctGTCGGCATGGTAAACCTCCGTTTTTCTCACGGTTGCTCCGCTGACAGTGACGCAGTAGacttatttattgaataattaactgtatttaatatatgttattAACGTGTAAAAGAATCCGTGAATCTGATTGAAATGTTTAGGGTTCGCATAAACAACTTTCATAATCGGGAATCAGACTGGATTGATTCTGCTTGACAAAACTTTCAGCTCAGATGATGAACACTCGCACTGTTAGCGTGATTAGCACTTAACGAGCTGATCGGTTAAAGATAATTCCTACCTTTGTCTCAAGTGGAGTGatgctaaataggaaaatgtGATTGGACGCTGGGGGTGGCAGGGTTATCGATGACATCATCTCGTTAACTAACTTTATTCCTGGTAATTTACATAATTGTGTACGCTGAGCTTTTACCTCGTCATCGCCGTTAAAACTCCTAACGAGGGTGAAATCAGGGACCCTGTAATCTGTCACAGCAGTGTCTGGCTTTCAGGGTAAATTAAAGCTTGTTAAAGAAAGTCCTTGTGAAGTCGTGTCAGGGAACTTCCGCTTGCAGACAGGAAGTGGCTTTGATGAAGCACATCTGACCTGGAGACAAAACATGGAAATGTGCTCGTATGTTAATGAGCTCTGATGAATAATCAGCTAAACGAGTACTCATCTGAATATTGTCTGGGACAGATAAGAGCTCTGCAGCCAATCATGTGCTGTTTTCATTGGTGAGAGCAAAATGTGTgcctaagtgtgtgtgtgtattaaccgtgagtgtgtgtgtgtgtgtgtgtgtgtgtattaaccgtgagtgtgtgtgtgtgtgtgtgtgtgtggtttatggggacacaaacATGTTTAATGTCATGTGTATTACAATCTGAAGGTGGCTTATGACGATGTCTCCATAAttcaaaagacttaaaaaacatactaaatggtgtttttttgaaaatgtaaaaatgtgagcAGATTCCTGTAAGGagtaaaacagtaacacatacagtctgtacagtataaaaacattacacctatgaagagtccccataaaacatggaaacacaacgtgtgtgtgtttgttgctgAGTGAGCGAGCGatgtaagagagagaaagtgtgtgtgtttttactaaGGTTTTTTGTCCTTCACctcctcgcacacacacacacacacacacacgccagcAGCACTGAGTTAGTGTTTGTGTTCCTGCAGCTGGAGCGTCAGCTGCTGATGCAGAATCAGATGCGCGAGCGTCAGATGGCGATGCAGGTCGCCTGGTCCAGAGAGTTTCTCAAGTACTTTGGTTCCTTCTTCGGTTTGGCTGCTCTGGGTCTCACTGTTGGgtctgtccacacacacacacacacacacacttgcatttgtggtttatgaggactcttcataggtgtaataGTTTTTAAACTGCACATACCATATTttctattgccctacaccaaccctacacgtAAACCTACCCTTTACATCAAACActaaagagatttttttaattcataaaaaactaTGAGTGTCCTTATAAACCATGCTTAAGTTGTAGTACAcatgtcattatacacatttgagtcttcataaaccacaaatgccactacacacacacacacacacacacacttgttttgCTATCTGGACATTGCATAGATGTCCATTGATTTTCTTGCAGGTTAACAGTATTTTCTCTccactaaccctaaacctgctCGTCACAGAAACACTAGATCTACATTAGAACTACTTCTGTCTGTTTATAAACCTCTTTATCTAGTGACGAACGGTCAGACGTCTCCAAGTGTGTCGTCCTGATCTCTCACTTTATAAAAGACCACATTTACAACCTCATGAGTGTAGTTCAACACGCACAGTTTCTGATTTGTAAAATGCTGTGTTGATTTTTACCTGATGTTAGAATTACAGTAATTTTCATACATCATACACACGTGCTGAGATGagagtgatgtgtgtgtgtgtttacagagcTGTGAAGAACAAGAAACCTGCTCTCCTCGCTCCTGTCATTCCTCTGAGCTTCATCCTCGTATATCAGCTGGACACAGCCTACGGATCCCTCCTTCACCGCATGAGGggtacacactcacacacacacacacacactctctctcacacacacacacactctctcacacacacacacacacacacactctctcacacactcacacactctctcacacacacacacacacactcacacacactcactcacacacacacactctctcacacacacactcacactctctcacacacacacacacactcactctcacacacacacacacacacacacacacacacacacactctcacacacacacacactctcacacacacactcactctcacacacacacacactcacacacacacacacacacacacacacacacacacacacaccttgtctcttatttttttgtcctgcagtgtttatgatgtttttttcacGTCTGAGGTTACATTGATCACACATAAATGACCTCGAATCAAAACAGCACTATGACCTTTGACCCCATATGTACGCCATTCACGCCTCCCGATGATCGTTCTGTTTCCTCTATTATCACTGATTGATTATTGATTGGTTTATTCCCAAAATACCTCGCTTTGATTCCCTTCACGTCCAGCACAACTCATCAAGacgtgtttgtgagtgtgttcaGACTCTGTGTACTGAGCCCTTCTGACGGTCAGATGGTTCTAGATGCTTCTGTTCTGACGGTCAGATGGTTCTAGATGCTTCTGTTCTGATGGTCAGATGGTTCTAGATGCTTCTCTGACGGTCAGATGGTTCGAGATGCTTCTGTTCTGACGGTCAGATGGTTCTAGATGCTTCTGTTCTGATGGTCAGATGGTTCTAGATGCTTCTGTTCTGATGGTCAGATGGTTCTAGATGCTTCTCTGACGGTCAGATGGTTCTAGATGCTTCTGTTCTGACGGTCAGATGGTTCTAGATGCTTCTGTTCTGATGGTCAGATGGTTCTAGATGCTTCTGTTCTGATGGTCAGATGGTTCTAGATGCTTCTCTGATGGTCAGATGGTTCTAGATGCTTCTGTTCTGACGGTCAGATGGTTCTAGATGCTTCTGTTCTGACGGTCAGATGGTTCTAGATGCTTCTGTTCTGATGGTCAGATGGTTCTAGATGCTTCTCTGACGGTCAGATGGTTCTAGATGCTTCTGTTCTGACGGTCAGATGGTTCTAGATGCTTCTGTTCTGATGGTCAGATGGTTCTAGATGCTTCTGTTCTGATGGTCAGATGGTTCTAGATGCTTCTCTGATGGTCAGATGGTTCTAGATGCTTCTGTTCTGACGGTCAGATGGTTCTAGATGCTTCTGTTCTGACGGTCAGATGGTTCTAGATGCTTCTGTTCTGATGGTCAGATGGTTCTAGATGCTTCTCTGACGGTCAGATGTTGTTTGATGTGATGCAGAGGAGGCTGAGAGCATCATGGCGTCGGAGAGCGAGCGTCTGGCTCTTCCTCAGGGGATGCCCACATTTGAGAGCATCGAGAAATCTCGCCGAGCTAAAGCACATCTGTCTCTGCTGGAGAAATGAATCCTGACTCCAGCGGAGGAGAGTCCACTGAGAAGCGCTCAAATGAAGAGGCCTTCGACATAAAGGccaatatttcacccaaaattgtTTCATTGATCATGCGATGGGTCGAATCTCAGGTGTTCACACATATTGCCtaattatttaatgctttttccaTCTTGCTTTGGAAGAAATGTGTCGCATGGGATATGAGATATGATTAAAAGACGTGTGTacttcattattataataaatacaaccCCCAACAGGGTTCAGTTTTTATTGTGATCATAAACTGTccaacaataaataaagcagatcTTAACATTTTTCTTCCACAACATGTAggagattttgtgtgtgtgtgtgtgtgtgtgtgtgtgatgcctACACTAGTTGATTTGAACTGAATTTATAAAGAAATGATAATCATAATGAATGTCTgttcatgaaaataaaactgtaaatcatgattttttttatcggCTGATGTCCTTTCTGTAAAATTTCTGACCAAATTATGAAACAAgaaatctatatttttggaaataaagGATTCTTATCAAACATTATTATGTTGTTTATGCTGTGACGTTCATAAGTAGCATTCAATAATCTGTGTCAGTAATATGGGAAAGAGATAAAATCATATTAAGAATATTAGAACTGATgcaaaacgtgtgtgtgtttgaggaagAGGGTGTGTTTAAACGGAGTGTATaattgtgtgaaagtgtgtataatttgtgtgtgtgtgaaagagaatataattgtgtgtgtgtgaaagagtttgtataattgtgtgtgtgtgtgtgtgtgtgtgtgtgtgaaagagtataattgtgtgtgtgtgaaagagtataatgtgtgtgtgtgtgtgtgttagggttGGGTACCTTTCATATTTTTGCCTGAAATTCGAAAATGGTAGCCAACGCTACCTTTTTCAGTACTtcgtttaataacaaaaaacaataatttcaatcaatataattgtgtgtgtgtgtgtgtgtgtgtgtgtgtgtgtgagcgtgacgtCAGTCCGTGTGTGTATAAAGTCTCCGTGGACTGATGGAGAATCATCAGAAAGCGGCAGCTCGAGGAACTCCAGTGTTTTCTCCTAAACTCGTGTTAATGTCGTGTGTGAAGATGCTCGGCGCGTTCTCGGCGCttctgctggtgtgtgtgtgtggggtgtgtgttCGCGGGAGCGCGGATTTACCGAGAGATTTCGGAGTGAAGCTCTGCGGCCGAGAGTTCATCAGAGCCGTGATCTTCACCTGCGGAGGCTCCCGGTGGAGGAGAAGCGCTTCCGAGCCCGGTACTGCTCAccttcatcaccatcatcatcatcatcatcatcatacgAGACAGCACGTATTTCATCACATCACAGTTTGTTCTTACAGTCATCCTGCCTGGACGGAGTTATCATCATCTtacaaaaactaacaaaaaaacctaaaaacttAGGCtgactgaaatatatatagacTACATAATAGAACTTAAACGGTTTTTTTAGCTAGTTGCCAAAGCATCATTTCTTATCTGTATTTTCGTGTAATGTTCTACAAATTGCTAAAACttgaaaataatgattaaaaactatatagacagATATTATAAGacgaatacattttacaaaaaccaaaactgaattaaaactgtaaaaaaaataaatgtaaacatatttaaaatgctgtaaactatagtaatagtaaaataacagcattctACAAAACTACCACAGTATGTACttacacatcatcatcatcatcatcatcatcatcatcatcatcagtaaTAACTGCTTATTTAGAACCGTTATAAtaactgtgtatttattacaagaaaataaaatcaatcaagcAACAGCAATGATTTTTTTGCTCGTCAGTCTGTATTTCAGATGtaatttatgaatgaaaatgcaagaaTGTAAGctcatgcgtgtgtgtgtatgtgtgtgtgtgtgtcgcaggTCAGCTGCTGCTGGACAGAGACGAAGAGCTCGTCCCGTCTCTCTCAGATCTGCTGTCCGTTCTGAGCGACACGCGCACCGGCGACCGGAAGAGAGACACCGGCGACCGGCGGAGGCGGAACTTCTCCGTGGGACTGGCGGGAATGTGCTGCAATCAGGGCTGCACCAAAAACGACATCGGCCGCCTGTGCTGAGActcactgatgatgatgatgatgatgatgaaggacTCACTGACGAAGAACTGATGATCTCAGCgcttcatttgtatttatttatttcccatcTGTTCATATTACCACATGAATAAACATCAACTTCTTGATTGCAACTTtcatattaactaatattttattcatgacCCCACACGAATAAAGGCTGCTGTGAGTGATTTACTCTAAATATCTCTAGATTCATAATCAAAGGTTCTTCATTAGTTCACCTTTCGGTTAAAGGTGGAAAAAACGTTCTTTAAATTGTCGAATTGCTGAAACGTTTTTGGaggaaaagaaatgtttttttttggcgaaCCTTCGGTTTGATCCGTGTGTTAAACTCTACTCAaagcttaaaaacaacaaagacgGATCGTGAGGAAGAAGTTTCTACGAAGAGTCTGCAATATATTTACCTTCATGTGGAATATTTGTCTCAAGTGACTCGTTAAAAAGAAACCACACACTAAATTCATCGTTTTATCCTGTCAGATGATAACCAGGGTTTACTACGCATGCGCGCATCAGTATCGCGCCTTTTTTTGTCACTCCGAACAAAGACAAAACTGTATTTGCATTAGTTCACGCAAAAAGGGCAATTCTGTCATATCACTGACCTTCACAAATCTAAATATGTTTGATAAAATACGTGATACAGAAACACTGTAAAGACATCGGTACAGTAGTCCATGATCAGCATTGTTTGCGTTTAATAGAAAGCACGCATATGCTAGACGTAAACACTAATTAGTGAATACATTATGGTTTgctcacaaaaaatattctcatagCAAAACCACGATTGAACccttaaaatacacaaatttatCACAGTCCTCTACGGGAGGAacaacttttgttttcttttaaagtgctttttttcattttccatcttTATTTGTAAAACCGCTGTGAAGGTTGCGTCAATCTTTATATTTTACGCGCGGTTTCTAAGTTTGACGGAAACACGTTTCAAAAGCGCAAGCGTAATTAGAATATTCAAATGAGCGAGCAGTGACGTCACGACGCGTTCGAACGTCGTTTAACCGACCGGCGATGAATCGAATCAAACCAAATCGTCGACTCAAACCTGACCGAGCAGGTGCTCGTGGAGCTGGTGAAGGTAAGACGGGGGGTTTCTGTTCTGCCGCCGCGCAGTGAGCGTTTTACACACGTTGGACTTTTGTCAAATAACGGTCTCCATCATTAACCGCTAAATTCAAACATGAGTGTGTTCGCGCCAATCCAGAGACTCCTCAGcggttttacacacacacacacacacacacacacacacacacacacacacacgaccttTAAGTACATGTGAATGAACTCTAGCAACaccagtgcattctgggaaaagAAAGTTTTCTGTGGTTTATCGGTTACGTTTTAATGAGCCTTGCGTGTAACTGATGACGAGTTCCGCTCATTTCACTCGGTAACGTTATAACTCGACTCATCGGTGCTTTGAACATTGAAACATTGCTTGTGTTCCTTTGAATTCAGTCTAGAGATGATTATAATCATGTAGCTATGATTTCATTTCTTAAATCAAAATTAGttccacacacaaacaatgaaattaaacatgctatcatttgcaaaatgtttttattttacttggtTTTATACAAAAAGTAATCATGCTTTCATATCTTTGGGATACCTTTAACATTCAGTACACCAGTGTAccttacattaataataataataaaacctcaGTCATTTAGTGCATTCACACTCATTCAGGTAAAGAGTCGTGCAGCTGATGAAGATTGTGATTAAAATGAACTTCAGCTTGAGGTTGACGGTTCTTGTCTGTTATTCTATTTCAAACGTCACACAAAAAACTCTCTGAGCATCTGAACGCAACACACAAATATCTACAGACATCTCAGCGAATATGAGATTCGTATGAATGGCATAC
This window of the Puntigrus tetrazona isolate hp1 unplaced genomic scaffold, ASM1883169v1 S000001111, whole genome shotgun sequence genome carries:
- the plgrkt gene encoding plasminogen receptor (KT), with product MGFLLSKAMEQNFQKQQEFMQINGRLQLERQLLMQNQMRERQMAMQVAWSREFLKYFGSFFGLAALGLTVGAVKNKKPALLAPVIPLSFILVYQLDTAYGSLLHRMREEAESIMASESERLALPQGMPTFESIEKSRRAKAHLSLLEK
- the rln1 gene encoding prorelaxin H1, translated to MENHQKAAARGTPVFSPKLVLMSCVKMLGAFSALLLVCVCGVCVRGSADLPRDFGVKLCGREFIRAVIFTCGGSRWRRSASEPGQLLLDRDEELVPSLSDLLSVLSDTRTGDRKRDTGDRRRRNFSVGLAGMCCNQGCTKNDIGRLC